In Paenibacillus larvae subsp. larvae, the following proteins share a genomic window:
- a CDS encoding DNA translocase FtsK, which produces MAKRRRRRKKSVRTGLIYELYGILILIFAVIALAREGHVGRSFNYLCRFFVGTWDFIIPLICIYIALHVMIKRDWPRTWTTKKTGIVLIILGLLVMNHIRLFANLFPDGEFTAADIFRYSWQLMVQGIQPEHGNILTDKVGGGMIGAAEYSVLYFLFDTLGAKLVMYALFAIGFILITGLSYVDAGKKVRIGSTAFFEKLTARFRTSRKNRLVRKAAERSERKVKAGRRAVEADEPEAQFYEDYEEELPSKKRKKPVFLELFQPKQAAQDHIEEEDTDWIEAHEEAEEITVYQAGQNEIPTEPVITDFLDHPDINTKTASGQSAQSVQSVQSQPISHEHQAMREEEAGALEADIPASQVKPYVLPPFSLLSQPASNKNGEGTDHKANARKLEATMESFGVRAKVLAVVRGPAVTRYEIQPDVGVKVSRVVGLTDDIALALAAKDIRMEAPIPGKSAIGIEVPNSEVSVVTMREVMETSAFQSSASKLSITLGRDISGQPIVGNLAKMPHLLVAGATGSGKSVCINGIITSILYKAKPNEVKFMMIDPKMVELNVYNGIPHLLAPVVTDPRRASLALKKIVSEMERRYELFSKSGTRNIEGYNAMLNENGTEAPLPYYVVIVDELADLMMVAANDVEDAICRLAQMARAAGIHLIIATQRPSVDVITGVIKANIPSRIAFGVSSQVDSRTILDMVGAEKLLGRGDMLYLPVGASKPIRVQGAFLSDQEVEAVVRYCRDQQQANYQEEMVPEVEEQSDTHEEFEDELYDQAVQIVLEGGQASVSLLQRRMRIGYTRAARLIDAMEAKGIIGPYEGSKPREVLISLEQYQQNRISS; this is translated from the coding sequence GTGGCCAAAAGGAGAAGAAGAAGGAAAAAGTCGGTCAGAACCGGACTAATTTATGAATTGTACGGAATTCTGATCCTCATTTTCGCAGTCATCGCATTGGCAAGAGAAGGCCATGTAGGCCGCTCCTTTAATTATTTGTGCCGTTTTTTTGTGGGAACATGGGATTTTATTATCCCTTTAATCTGTATATACATAGCTCTGCACGTAATGATTAAAAGAGATTGGCCAAGAACTTGGACAACCAAGAAAACTGGGATTGTTCTTATCATCCTGGGACTTCTTGTGATGAATCACATTCGATTGTTTGCAAACTTGTTTCCTGACGGAGAGTTTACAGCCGCGGATATATTTAGGTACTCATGGCAGCTTATGGTGCAGGGAATTCAGCCCGAACACGGAAACATACTTACAGACAAAGTGGGAGGCGGCATGATAGGTGCGGCCGAATATAGTGTACTGTATTTTCTGTTCGATACACTTGGGGCCAAACTTGTGATGTATGCCCTGTTTGCCATCGGATTTATTCTAATAACCGGCCTCTCATATGTGGACGCCGGGAAAAAAGTACGCATCGGATCTACAGCCTTTTTTGAAAAACTGACTGCCCGTTTTCGGACAAGCAGGAAAAACCGCTTGGTTCGCAAGGCGGCGGAGCGTTCCGAACGTAAAGTAAAAGCAGGCCGCAGAGCCGTTGAAGCTGACGAACCTGAAGCACAATTCTATGAGGATTACGAAGAAGAATTACCATCAAAGAAAAGGAAAAAACCGGTATTCCTGGAGCTTTTCCAGCCAAAACAAGCAGCTCAAGACCATATAGAGGAAGAGGACACGGATTGGATAGAAGCGCATGAAGAAGCGGAAGAAATAACAGTTTATCAGGCCGGACAGAATGAAATCCCTACAGAACCGGTCATTACAGATTTTCTGGATCACCCTGATATAAATACTAAAACGGCATCAGGGCAATCCGCCCAATCCGTCCAATCCGTCCAATCACAGCCGATCTCCCATGAGCATCAGGCCATGAGGGAAGAGGAGGCCGGAGCGCTTGAAGCGGACATTCCGGCCTCACAGGTAAAGCCGTATGTGCTCCCGCCATTTTCCTTATTGTCACAACCTGCTTCAAATAAAAACGGGGAAGGCACTGATCATAAAGCTAATGCTCGTAAACTTGAAGCTACCATGGAAAGTTTTGGAGTAAGAGCTAAAGTGCTTGCTGTTGTCAGAGGGCCTGCGGTTACCCGATACGAGATCCAGCCGGATGTAGGGGTGAAGGTTAGCCGTGTTGTGGGTTTGACAGATGACATTGCCCTTGCCCTTGCTGCCAAAGATATCCGTATGGAGGCTCCAATACCCGGAAAATCAGCCATAGGGATTGAAGTTCCTAATTCAGAAGTTTCTGTGGTGACAATGAGAGAAGTAATGGAAACCTCTGCTTTTCAATCATCAGCCTCGAAGCTTTCTATTACGCTCGGAAGGGATATTTCCGGTCAGCCTATTGTCGGAAATCTTGCCAAGATGCCGCATTTACTGGTTGCCGGAGCAACAGGATCGGGCAAATCGGTTTGTATTAACGGGATTATTACAAGCATTTTGTACAAAGCAAAGCCGAACGAAGTAAAGTTTATGATGATTGATCCCAAAATGGTAGAACTCAACGTATATAATGGCATTCCCCATCTTCTTGCCCCGGTGGTCACGGATCCGCGAAGAGCATCACTGGCCCTGAAGAAAATTGTCAGTGAAATGGAACGGCGTTATGAATTATTCTCAAAAAGCGGGACCAGAAATATTGAGGGCTACAATGCCATGCTGAATGAGAACGGAACGGAAGCTCCCCTGCCGTACTATGTAGTGATTGTAGATGAACTTGCAGACCTGATGATGGTTGCGGCGAATGACGTGGAGGATGCGATATGCCGTCTGGCCCAAATGGCCAGGGCTGCAGGGATTCACTTGATTATCGCTACTCAAAGGCCCTCTGTTGATGTCATCACCGGCGTTATCAAAGCTAACATTCCTTCGCGTATTGCTTTTGGCGTATCTTCCCAGGTGGACTCCCGTACCATCCTGGATATGGTAGGAGCGGAAAAGCTTCTTGGACGGGGAGATATGCTTTATTTGCCCGTTGGTGCATCTAAACCGATCCGTGTTCAGGGGGCATTTTTGTCCGATCAGGAGGTTGAAGCAGTCGTTCGTTACTGCAGGGACCAGCAGCAAGCCAATTATCAGGAGGAAATGGTACCTGAGGTAGAAGAACAATCAGATACCCATGAGGAATTTGAGGACGAGCTGTATGACCAGGCTGTACAAATTGTACTGGAAGGAGGCCAGGCTTCGGTCTCTCTTCTTCAGCGCAGAATGCGGATTGGATATACTCGGGCGGCAAGACTGATTGACGCTATGGAAGCAAAAGGTATCATCGGTCCTTATGAGGGAAGCAAGCCGCGTGAGGTACTTATTTCATTGGAACAATACCAGCAAAACCGTATTTCCTCTTAA
- the sleB gene encoding spore cortex-lytic enzyme: MNKRLILITVCVVFALFVAFQFKQHTGQTEETFSKNLVKYGTKGSDVYELQGRMKFLGFYKGKVDGDFGYQTLQSVKCFQGEFGLQVDGLVGPKTKLKLWEATKQYKPTAEELPPTAKKEKVGPGAGAGAGAAKPDTSTKLTPSNHKGFSEQDLNLMANAVYGESRGEPYIGQVAVAAVILNRVDSPSFPNTISGVIFQPGAFTAVADGQIWLVPNETAKKAVRDALNGMDPSGGCTYYFNPETATSKWIWSRPQVKQIGKHIFCK; this comes from the coding sequence ATGAATAAACGGCTGATACTGATCACAGTTTGTGTGGTATTCGCACTTTTTGTTGCATTCCAATTCAAACAGCATACCGGACAAACAGAGGAGACTTTTAGTAAAAATCTGGTCAAATACGGGACGAAAGGTTCCGACGTTTATGAGCTTCAAGGCCGTATGAAATTTTTGGGATTCTATAAAGGAAAAGTGGATGGAGATTTTGGCTATCAAACTTTGCAAAGTGTGAAATGTTTCCAAGGTGAATTTGGATTGCAGGTGGATGGGTTAGTAGGACCTAAAACGAAATTGAAGTTATGGGAAGCTACCAAACAATATAAGCCTACTGCTGAGGAATTACCTCCGACTGCAAAGAAAGAAAAGGTTGGTCCAGGAGCAGGAGCTGGTGCAGGTGCTGCCAAGCCGGATACAAGTACGAAGCTCACCCCATCCAATCATAAAGGCTTTTCTGAGCAGGATCTTAACTTGATGGCAAATGCGGTTTACGGAGAATCAAGAGGGGAACCTTATATCGGGCAGGTTGCAGTTGCCGCAGTTATCCTTAACAGGGTGGATTCGCCAAGCTTCCCTAACACCATTTCGGGTGTGATTTTCCAACCAGGAGCCTTCACGGCTGTAGCAGACGGCCAAATCTGGCTAGTGCCCAACGAGACTGCAAAGAAGGCGGTACGGGATGCACTGAACGGTATGGACCCGTCTGGAGGATGTACTTATTACTTTAACCCGGAAACGGCAACATCCAAATGGATCTGGTCCAGACCCCAGGTAAAACAAATCGGAAAGCATATCTTCTGTAAATAA